One stretch of Candidatus Bathyarchaeia archaeon DNA includes these proteins:
- a CDS encoding TrmB family transcriptional regulator, with protein sequence MTINEENLSVFTELGMTIQQAKVYVTLSKLEQATVKTIAITAQMNRAEVYRVIPELQRRGLVKKIISAPIAFQAAPLSEGFAILLEYNAEKHRKIQRQTQQFLREFDSHNENTSQENSEYYLATGLRAVKRNYRSDLHGTQTSKDCILDWKTMSDAVNRDFEYIEEAIERGAKIRYITCAPKDAKMPQFIKALAKTNSFELKTVSEVPKAGVDIYDKKIIHFIVSNTNEEEIEVLRTTSSALVELAQDYFELKWQSAKKPRWYKKKRQQKTSMREMVCWGSGTES encoded by the coding sequence ATGACCATCAACGAGGAAAACCTAAGTGTATTTACTGAATTAGGCATGACAATACAACAAGCAAAAGTGTACGTAACCCTCAGCAAATTGGAACAAGCAACAGTAAAAACTATCGCGATAACTGCGCAAATGAACCGAGCCGAAGTTTATCGTGTTATACCAGAACTCCAAAGGCGTGGACTTGTGAAAAAAATCATAAGTGCACCCATTGCCTTTCAAGCAGCCCCATTATCTGAAGGATTCGCAATTCTGCTGGAGTATAACGCTGAAAAACACAGGAAAATCCAGCGGCAAACACAGCAATTTCTCCGGGAATTTGACAGCCACAATGAAAACACAAGCCAAGAAAACTCTGAATATTATTTGGCAACTGGACTACGAGCTGTGAAGCGAAATTATCGATCCGACCTGCATGGAACCCAAACTAGCAAAGATTGCATTTTGGACTGGAAAACCATGTCAGATGCGGTTAATAGAGACTTTGAATACATCGAGGAAGCCATAGAAAGGGGCGCGAAAATTCGATACATCACATGCGCGCCTAAAGATGCAAAGATGCCGCAATTCATCAAAGCCTTGGCCAAAACTAATTCTTTTGAATTAAAAACCGTTTCAGAAGTCCCAAAAGCAGGAGTGGATATATATGACAAAAAGATAATCCATTTTATCGTATCGAACACAAATGAGGAAGAAATTGAAGTTTTACGGACAACAAGCTCGGCATTAGTAGAGTTAGCGCAAGACTATTTTGAGTTGAAGTGGCAGTCAGCAAAAAAACCCCGCTGGTACAAGAAAAAACGTCAACAGAAGACAAGCATGAGAGAGATGGTTTGCTGGGGCTCTGGGACGGAATCTTAG
- a CDS encoding PQQ-binding-like beta-propeller repeat protein, with protein sequence MWLSNIPPLDTQGWAIPWADFIVDVTKPDGTRETLGPFSSDPVGSQWAKYTPDMLGNYTFLLRYTGQTIGSTNYKSSMSSQVVLIVQQDELQYLPSTSLPDDYWQRPIYAENTQWASISGNWLQAGYDISYRGTSGFFGDGGAFNPYTTAPETAHVLWTRSLALGGLTGGEFGDINLYTGLTYEGKWAPPIIINGRLYYNTPLGTSSFQGFQCVDIRTGETLWTQDTSSYNNGGPLTLGQLYDYESPNQHGVIPYLWSCHTNTWIMYDAFTGEQILTLANATYGKFVMSSNGDMLVYILSGARNWLALWNSSLVKGMVEGTSGTTAWQWRPRGGSQLDWNTGIQWNVTVPDVTGSQSINQISDGIVLASTASTNVQQTWVDIGYSASTGEQLWLKNRTALAGDVPLIFGGNFPRPYGEGVYVMFAKETMKWYGFSIATGDALWETEPMTDAWASYPAGGVIAYGKLYTCGYDGMVHCYDIKNGAHLWDYYGGNAGLETPYGHYPFFGGITVADGKVYVATNEHSPGAPVWKGEKLHAIDAETGEGIWTVSGLWSGSGGGRGAGMGPAVVADGYLLSLNGNDNQIYCFGKGQTATTIEATPTVSAQGSTVLLTGTITDQSPGNTCLGIPAAGTPAIADEVMTDWMEYLYMQQPKPTDATGVTVHLTAIDPNGNLQDIGNAISDTDGIFGLTWTPPVPGLYKVTATFEGSDSYFSSHAVTMFAVSTETAAAPLASPVPDLTPTPTQTTAPTAPPTQAQEPSPSPAPQPTSGLPTTTYIVIAAIVSIIIVIAAALAFTLRRRQ encoded by the coding sequence ATGTGGCTCTCGAACATCCCGCCACTTGATACTCAAGGCTGGGCCATCCCATGGGCGGACTTTATAGTAGATGTGACAAAGCCAGATGGAACAAGGGAAACTCTTGGGCCCTTCTCTTCCGACCCTGTTGGCTCTCAATGGGCTAAATATACTCCTGACATGCTTGGCAACTACACTTTCCTATTACGCTACACTGGGCAAACAATCGGCTCAACAAACTACAAAAGCAGCATGAGTTCTCAAGTAGTGCTCATAGTCCAACAGGATGAGCTGCAATATTTACCGTCAACGTCACTTCCTGACGACTACTGGCAAAGACCAATATACGCAGAAAACACGCAATGGGCATCTATTTCTGGAAATTGGCTCCAAGCTGGCTACGACATAAGCTATCGTGGAACCTCTGGTTTCTTTGGCGACGGTGGAGCGTTTAATCCATACACAACCGCACCCGAGACTGCACACGTATTATGGACAAGGTCTCTCGCATTAGGCGGCCTAACTGGAGGCGAATTTGGAGACATAAACCTCTACACAGGACTGACCTACGAAGGTAAATGGGCACCGCCAATAATCATCAATGGTCGACTTTACTACAATACTCCTTTGGGGACCTCTTCATTTCAAGGATTCCAGTGTGTTGATATACGAACTGGGGAAACACTGTGGACACAGGACACCAGTTCCTACAACAACGGCGGTCCATTAACGTTAGGTCAACTGTATGACTACGAGTCACCAAACCAGCACGGTGTTATACCCTATCTCTGGAGCTGCCATACCAACACCTGGATAATGTATGACGCCTTCACAGGCGAGCAAATATTGACTTTAGCAAATGCTACCTACGGAAAATTTGTAATGTCTTCCAACGGTGACATGTTGGTGTATATTCTTAGCGGAGCACGCAACTGGCTTGCACTTTGGAACTCTTCTCTGGTAAAAGGTATGGTAGAAGGCACATCGGGAACGACGGCATGGCAATGGAGACCACGCGGCGGGTCACAGTTGGACTGGAACACTGGAATTCAATGGAACGTAACCGTGCCCGACGTCACAGGGTCACAGTCTATCAACCAAATTTCCGACGGCATAGTACTGGCTTCAACAGCGAGCACCAACGTTCAGCAAACATGGGTTGACATCGGATACAGCGCAAGCACAGGGGAACAATTGTGGCTCAAAAACCGAACTGCACTAGCTGGTGATGTTCCGCTGATTTTCGGAGGCAACTTCCCTAGACCCTACGGCGAAGGCGTTTACGTAATGTTTGCAAAAGAGACAATGAAATGGTACGGCTTCAGCATTGCCACCGGCGATGCCTTGTGGGAGACGGAGCCTATGACTGATGCTTGGGCCTCATACCCTGCAGGAGGCGTTATCGCTTACGGTAAACTCTACACATGCGGCTATGACGGAATGGTACACTGCTACGACATTAAAAACGGCGCACACCTTTGGGACTATTACGGTGGAAACGCAGGACTGGAAACTCCTTACGGTCACTATCCCTTCTTTGGTGGAATAACCGTTGCAGATGGAAAAGTTTACGTTGCAACCAACGAACATAGTCCAGGCGCACCCGTATGGAAAGGCGAAAAACTACACGCTATAGACGCAGAAACCGGCGAAGGCATATGGACCGTTTCAGGCTTATGGAGCGGCTCAGGAGGCGGACGCGGAGCTGGAATGGGACCCGCAGTTGTCGCAGATGGCTACTTGCTATCCCTTAACGGAAATGACAACCAAATCTACTGCTTCGGCAAAGGCCAAACAGCAACCACAATAGAAGCTACACCTACAGTTTCGGCACAAGGGTCCACAGTGTTGCTTACAGGCACCATAACTGACCAGTCCCCAGGTAATACTTGTCTGGGAATCCCAGCAGCCGGCACTCCCGCAATTGCTGACGAAGTCATGACTGATTGGATGGAGTATCTATATATGCAGCAGCCAAAACCCACAGACGCAACCGGTGTAACAGTACATCTAACCGCTATCGACCCTAACGGCAACTTGCAAGACATCGGGAACGCCATAAGCGACACTGATGGCATTTTCGGTTTGACTTGGACTCCGCCAGTTCCAGGGCTCTACAAAGTAACCGCCACCTTCGAAGGAAGCGACTCTTACTTCAGTTCGCATGCTGTAACCATGTTTGCTGTGTCAACAGAAACCGCTGCAGCCCCACTTGCTTCGCCAGTCCCAGACCTCACACCAACTCCCACTCAAACCACTGCACCAACTGCACCGCCAACACAGGCTCAGGAACCTTCACCAAGTCCTGCTCCTCAGCCAACCAGTGGATTGCCAACAACAACCTACATAGTTATAGCTGCAATCGTCTCCATCATCATAGTAATTGCCGCAGCTTTAGCTTTCACTCTTCGTCGACGACAATAA
- a CDS encoding TrmB family transcriptional regulator, with translation MILSERDIQTLVRAGLSYAQARTYLVLVIIGRTSTKVIAQLARTDAANTYRAVVGLQNLSLVNKIIAKPNLYEAIPIKEGIALLNERRKDEFVEVTQLTTLLGEKFETPICDQPQMSKDQFLIVSPRTSYINASIKNYQNAKHSIDIISTQKRSAQSADIYADAEKKALERGVKLRSIIENPTNKIVQNRPEPEGKRLSNKQRRYITEVPKVVGAIFDNEVATFLIKPDASYMESPCLLTNHAGFILMFRNYFDKLWESAIPF, from the coding sequence ATGATACTATCGGAGAGAGACATCCAGACACTTGTTCGTGCTGGACTTAGCTACGCGCAGGCTAGAACATACCTAGTTCTGGTCATTATAGGTCGGACATCAACCAAAGTAATTGCACAGTTGGCTAGAACAGACGCTGCCAACACCTATAGGGCAGTCGTGGGTCTTCAAAATTTATCATTAGTTAACAAGATTATAGCAAAACCAAACCTCTACGAAGCAATTCCAATAAAGGAAGGCATCGCGCTTTTAAACGAAAGGAGAAAAGACGAATTTGTCGAGGTCACACAGCTAACAACACTTCTAGGCGAAAAATTTGAAACACCCATCTGTGATCAACCTCAAATGTCTAAAGATCAATTCTTGATAGTTTCCCCCAGAACTTCATACATTAATGCCAGCATCAAAAACTATCAGAATGCTAAACACAGCATAGATATTATCTCGACTCAAAAAAGGTCCGCACAGTCGGCAGACATCTACGCTGATGCCGAGAAAAAGGCACTGGAACGAGGAGTAAAACTTCGTTCAATAATAGAGAATCCAACCAATAAAATAGTCCAAAACCGCCCTGAACCTGAAGGAAAAAGGTTATCCAATAAACAACGGAGGTACATCACAGAGGTCCCTAAAGTTGTCGGCGCGATTTTCGACAATGAAGTAGCAACATTTCTAATCAAGCCCGATGCCAGCTATATGGAGTCTCCATGTCTTTTGACAAATCACGCAGGATTCATCCTAATGTTCCGAAACTACTTTGACAAACTGTGGGAGTCTGCAATTCCTTTTTGA
- a CDS encoding MFS transporter translates to MGCRFLSPKRKIQTGLLLPAIILAVFATTILDVSAPLLLTDIAKTFQIQVGIASSIRSSSSIAGVIFGLLIAVLSIRFKHKSLLLFGLTCEFIASIIAFLSPTLDILRLAHFLDGVGSVIVLAMAYSLVGDFYPPEKRGKPIGGIVAAGSLGFIVGAPLIGLISSFGDWRVVMLWFALPISLVSLVFSKIAIQSKQPEPETPSEPVLPGLKQILSNISILACLIGIMFFASAGAMSVYLVSFWKHQFAITTSMASLTILVNSSVGVVAGLVAGRLLNRTGRKILLITGGLVESVLIILMMVMPTFALSWGVSTARILCFSFASTAFAGLNLEQTSNFRGTMMSLSGAFSSLGSLIGITIGGLALNAYSYEATGFVLGASGIVSVIVVAMLAKDPKKIVTIPSIIPRQEHLNLPKQPIQANYTSSERPEK, encoded by the coding sequence GTGGGCTGCAGGTTCCTTTCCCCCAAAAGGAAAATTCAAACAGGACTCCTTCTTCCAGCGATAATCCTTGCAGTTTTTGCAACAACAATACTAGATGTCTCGGCACCGTTACTTCTTACAGACATCGCCAAAACCTTTCAAATTCAGGTTGGTATAGCAAGCAGCATACGATCGAGCTCATCAATCGCAGGAGTGATCTTTGGACTATTAATTGCTGTACTTAGCATTCGCTTTAAACATAAATCGCTTTTGTTATTTGGGTTGACCTGTGAATTTATCGCAAGCATAATAGCCTTTCTATCTCCAACGCTGGACATCTTAAGATTGGCACACTTTCTTGACGGCGTTGGATCAGTTATAGTTCTTGCGATGGCATATTCGTTGGTGGGTGACTTTTATCCTCCAGAAAAGAGGGGTAAACCGATTGGCGGAATAGTCGCAGCTGGAAGCTTAGGTTTCATCGTTGGGGCACCACTAATCGGGCTAATTTCGAGTTTTGGAGACTGGCGGGTAGTTATGCTTTGGTTTGCGTTACCTATTTCATTGGTAAGCTTGGTTTTTTCCAAAATAGCCATTCAATCAAAACAACCAGAACCGGAAACACCCAGCGAGCCTGTTTTGCCAGGACTTAAACAAATTCTTTCGAACATATCCATTTTAGCTTGCCTTATTGGAATAATGTTTTTTGCGTCGGCAGGTGCGATGTCTGTGTACTTGGTTTCTTTTTGGAAGCATCAATTTGCAATAACTACAAGCATGGCGTCTCTGACGATATTAGTTAACTCTTCAGTAGGCGTAGTTGCGGGTTTAGTTGCTGGTCGACTGCTAAATCGGACTGGACGAAAAATCCTCTTGATAACTGGGGGATTAGTCGAGAGTGTATTGATAATTTTGATGATGGTTATGCCGACCTTTGCTTTGTCATGGGGAGTAAGCACAGCCAGAATCTTATGCTTCAGCTTTGCGTCGACCGCGTTTGCAGGGCTGAACTTGGAGCAAACGTCAAATTTCCGTGGCACAATGATGTCTTTAAGCGGAGCATTTTCCAGTTTGGGTTCTCTTATCGGAATTACTATCGGCGGTCTAGCATTAAATGCATACAGTTATGAAGCGACGGGGTTTGTGCTGGGCGCATCGGGAATTGTTTCGGTTATTGTGGTGGCTATGTTGGCTAAAGACCCCAAAAAAATTGTAACAATACCAAGTATTATTCCACGTCAAGAACATCTAAATTTGCCCAAGCAACCAATTCAGGCAAATTATACTTCGAGCGAACGACCTGAAAAATAA
- a CDS encoding PQQ-binding-like beta-propeller repeat protein, producing the protein MISLKNKKIATVATLIMTLSIAATLFALPTAIAHEPALDVPTWAYISASPNPVGVDQTVLIVFWINQVPATSQGLGGDRWRDLTVEINKPDGTTETLGPFTSDPIGGGYAMYTPDSIGTYTMTFKFPGQVLSLYGPTGEIGQPSDYVNDTFLPSSATLDLVVQQDEVSPPSSYPLPTEYWTRPIEGQNTAWATIASNWLVGAGPAETYNVQPNGAAPNSPHVMWTKPLQDGGVVGGSYPVSDITYYAGESYEVRFGNPMIIHGRLYYPLPLGHANSGGGYLCVDLTTGETLWSQEWTTALPSFGQLFDYESQNQHGVIPDGTLWRVSGTTWMAYDSLTGLWLYNLTNVPSGSNIMYGPRGEIVRYVIENNNHWLALWNNTQHNVGLEGATDETSTAAYQWRPNGKSVDMSSAYTWNVTIPRLNGYGNPTVRKVIPEDMLLGSFGSASTTRYHTETELAYTVFAISLKPESRGELLWIKDYTTVGNVTRQWGLTDIENRVFTLADQQTMQWSGYSMDDGSLLWGPVGDETAFNYYSYGGMGGYHAGAQSLANGILYSAGTGGIIYAMDIKTGDLLWTFGNGGPGNSTHTPLGEPYPNWPIYIGNIADGKIYTFTYEHSNDKPSRKDAMVYCINATTGEQIWSLLSWPSSTNHANRAGVIADGYLVYFNTYDSQLYALGKGPTATTVTAPNIAVPQGTPVLIQGTVTDIAAGTNQNEQTTRFPNGVPAVSDDCMSAWMEYVYMQKPKPNDVLGVSVHLTAVDPNGNTQDIATTVTDSLGNFAYAWTPPVPGTYTVTATFDGSESYYRSQAGAAFIVSEATAAAPAVVPTQPSDTATPAVVTPTPASPSPSEAPQPSTTAGTPATIYITIAVAVIVVVAAAAVLVLRRK; encoded by the coding sequence ATGATAAGTTTAAAAAATAAAAAAATCGCAACCGTGGCTACACTGATTATGACGCTTTCAATCGCTGCCACATTATTTGCTTTGCCAACCGCCATCGCGCATGAACCCGCTTTGGATGTCCCAACATGGGCTTATATTTCAGCTTCACCCAACCCCGTCGGCGTGGACCAGACTGTCCTTATTGTTTTTTGGATTAACCAAGTGCCCGCAACCTCTCAAGGATTGGGCGGCGACAGGTGGCGTGACTTAACCGTAGAAATCAACAAGCCAGACGGAACCACCGAAACTTTGGGTCCTTTCACGTCTGACCCTATTGGAGGAGGCTACGCTATGTACACCCCTGACTCCATTGGAACATACACCATGACCTTCAAGTTCCCAGGGCAGGTCCTCTCGTTGTATGGACCAACAGGTGAAATCGGCCAACCCAGCGACTACGTAAACGACACTTTCCTGCCCAGCAGCGCCACACTTGACTTAGTGGTGCAACAAGACGAAGTGTCTCCACCCTCAAGCTATCCCCTTCCAACGGAGTACTGGACGCGACCCATAGAAGGACAAAACACTGCTTGGGCTACTATCGCATCCAACTGGCTTGTTGGTGCAGGACCCGCTGAAACATATAATGTTCAGCCAAATGGTGCGGCTCCAAACAGCCCACATGTTATGTGGACAAAGCCCCTCCAAGATGGAGGTGTTGTCGGCGGAAGCTACCCTGTTTCGGACATAACATACTATGCTGGAGAATCATACGAGGTGCGCTTTGGCAATCCAATGATCATACATGGAAGACTCTACTATCCACTGCCGTTGGGGCATGCGAACTCTGGCGGCGGCTACTTGTGTGTTGATTTGACCACTGGCGAAACCCTCTGGTCACAAGAATGGACAACCGCTCTTCCATCGTTTGGTCAACTCTTCGACTATGAATCTCAAAATCAGCACGGCGTTATACCCGATGGAACTCTGTGGCGTGTAAGTGGAACAACTTGGATGGCATACGATTCATTAACTGGGCTTTGGCTCTACAACTTAACCAACGTTCCGTCAGGCAGCAACATCATGTACGGTCCGCGCGGCGAAATAGTACGTTACGTCATTGAAAACAATAACCATTGGCTTGCTTTGTGGAACAATACTCAGCACAATGTGGGCTTAGAAGGCGCCACCGATGAAACAAGCACTGCAGCTTATCAATGGAGACCTAACGGGAAATCAGTTGACATGAGCAGCGCCTATACTTGGAACGTAACAATCCCCCGCCTTAACGGCTATGGCAATCCAACAGTGCGCAAAGTCATCCCTGAAGACATGCTGCTTGGAAGCTTCGGTTCCGCCTCAACTACGAGATACCACACAGAGACTGAATTGGCATACACCGTGTTTGCAATTAGCCTGAAACCCGAATCACGAGGCGAACTCTTATGGATCAAGGATTACACCACTGTCGGAAACGTCACACGCCAATGGGGTCTAACTGACATCGAAAACCGCGTGTTTACGCTTGCAGACCAGCAGACAATGCAGTGGTCCGGCTACAGCATGGATGACGGAAGCTTGCTTTGGGGGCCAGTCGGCGACGAAACCGCCTTCAACTACTACTCTTACGGTGGAATGGGCGGCTATCATGCTGGTGCACAATCCCTAGCTAACGGCATATTGTACTCTGCAGGAACAGGCGGAATAATCTATGCTATGGACATAAAGACAGGCGACCTTTTGTGGACATTTGGCAACGGCGGTCCAGGAAACAGCACGCACACACCACTAGGAGAACCCTACCCCAACTGGCCAATTTACATAGGCAACATCGCTGACGGAAAAATCTACACCTTCACCTACGAGCACTCAAACGATAAACCCTCACGCAAAGACGCAATGGTATACTGTATCAACGCAACAACCGGCGAACAAATCTGGAGTTTACTTAGCTGGCCTTCTTCAACCAACCACGCTAACAGAGCCGGCGTAATTGCCGACGGTTACCTAGTCTATTTCAACACCTACGACAGCCAACTCTACGCCCTAGGTAAAGGTCCAACCGCAACCACCGTCACCGCACCAAACATTGCTGTACCCCAAGGAACCCCCGTACTAATCCAAGGTACCGTCACTGACATCGCGGCGGGCACAAACCAAAACGAACAGACAACTCGCTTCCCCAATGGTGTTCCTGCGGTTTCTGATGATTGCATGAGTGCTTGGATGGAGTATGTGTACATGCAGAAGCCTAAGCCTAACGATGTTTTAGGCGTTTCAGTGCATTTGACTGCTGTTGACCCCAATGGAAATACACAGGATATTGCGACCACAGTTACTGACTCTCTTGGCAATTTTGCGTATGCGTGGACTCCGCCCGTTCCAGGAACATACACGGTGACTGCAACCTTTGATGGCTCAGAATCATACTACCGCAGCCAAGCAGGAGCAGCCTTTATCGTTTCAGAAGCCACAGCAGCCGCGCCAGCTGTGGTGCCAACCCAGCCATCTGACACAGCAACACCAGCCGTAGTAACACCAACGCCCGCCTCGCCTTCACCCAGTGAAGCTCCACAACCATCCACCACCGCAGGTACACCAGCAACCATCTACATCACTATCGCCGTAGCCGTCATCGTAGTTGTTGCAGCTGCTGCAGTGTTAGTGCTTAGACGAAAATAA
- a CDS encoding Lrp/AsnC family transcriptional regulator: MDETDAKILWELLEDGRKTFATIAKNCNVSQDVVWKRYKEMKENGIIVGATIQFNYRNFGYSGVAMVLLNVESQYVNDVLSRLNKIPDVRSMRNYNATNNISSITTLRDLSDLDVVKETITRQNPVNEMKTYIWTDVRNIPENIVTSFLKETPNNTTSGSSSFRKINQLKLDEIDTQIIDKLTADGRIPFSKIAQELGISTETVSRRYERLKKNSYIKASIQINPKKLGFKIILDTRISIAIQSETNKIVETLCKIPGVSHVVKLSGDYDLSVAVLIKDCDDIVAFNDKLTKIPYIKKIECSMRETYRWPGPRQYLTTF; encoded by the coding sequence ATGGATGAAACAGACGCAAAAATATTATGGGAACTACTAGAAGACGGAAGAAAAACTTTTGCAACAATAGCAAAAAACTGCAACGTATCTCAGGACGTTGTCTGGAAACGTTACAAAGAAATGAAAGAAAACGGCATCATCGTTGGCGCCACCATTCAATTCAACTACCGCAACTTCGGTTACAGCGGAGTAGCAATGGTGCTGCTTAACGTGGAATCACAATATGTCAACGACGTATTGTCACGTCTTAACAAAATCCCCGACGTCAGAAGCATGCGAAACTACAATGCAACAAACAACATTTCATCCATAACCACGCTACGTGATTTGAGTGATTTGGATGTGGTTAAAGAAACCATAACAAGACAAAACCCCGTAAACGAAATGAAAACGTACATTTGGACTGACGTGAGGAATATTCCAGAAAACATCGTCACAAGCTTTCTTAAGGAAACGCCAAACAACACTACGAGCGGTAGTTCAAGTTTCAGAAAAATCAATCAACTAAAACTTGACGAGATAGACACCCAGATAATAGATAAGCTCACCGCTGATGGACGTATACCGTTTAGTAAAATTGCGCAGGAACTGGGGATTTCGACAGAAACGGTTAGTCGAAGATATGAACGGCTAAAAAAGAACAGCTACATCAAAGCCTCGATACAAATCAACCCCAAAAAACTGGGTTTCAAAATAATTTTGGATACGCGTATTTCGATAGCGATACAAAGCGAAACAAACAAAATAGTGGAGACGTTGTGCAAAATACCCGGGGTAAGCCATGTTGTCAAATTGAGTGGTGACTATGATTTGTCGGTAGCCGTTTTAATAAAGGACTGCGACGATATTGTTGCTTTTAACGATAAATTAACGAAAATACCCTACATCAAGAAAATTGAGTGCAGCATGAGGGAAACGTACCGCTGGCCAGGGCCTAGACAGTACCTCACCACTTTCTAA